The following are encoded in a window of Naumovozyma castellii chromosome 8, complete genome genomic DNA:
- the NUT2 gene encoding mediator complex subunit NUT2 (ancestral locus Anc_7.524): MADKIEPKTGSLQEELEASEKQVGAIIESFIELGVSVYDFPGTPEGTQGMVTNLKRNVDRLAKLNQRSNDPRSQLNNINVPFEVVQYIEDGRNPDIYTREFVEAIRRSNQYQRAKMHGLKQLRDSLAEKIIEEFPDMEGNVKDILKRTDVTH; encoded by the coding sequence ATGGCTGATAAAATAGAACCTAAGACAGGCTCTctccaagaagaattggaagcCTCCGAAAAACAGGTCGGAGCAATCATTGAATCGTTTATCGAGCTTGGTGTTTCTGTCTACGATTTCCCAGGGACACCTGAGGGAACCCAAGGTATGGTGACCAATTTGAAACGAAATGTGGATAGATTGGCCAAATTAAATCAAAGAAGTAATGATCCAAGATctcaattaaataatatcaatGTTCCGTTTGAAGTAGTTCAATACATTGAAGATGGTAGAAATCCAGATATATACACTAGAGAATTCGTAGAGGCAATAAGGAGGTCAAACCAATATCAAAGGGCAAAAATGCATGGTTTGAAACAGTTGAGAGATTCATTAgctgaaaagattattgaagaatttccCGACATGGAAGGCAATGTTAAAGATATATTAAAGAGGACTGATGTGACACATTAA
- the NBP1 gene encoding Nbp1p (ancestral locus Anc_7.531), which produces MLQSVQHFFTEFFNRSPKNIDNCGRRKKYYNGLKGMRRKERGRSLKRRSDSVLHRELYPSLSSENKHFKTVSDPKPSRQLKTRRNRIEKTYNNYPKVKTVKDSLLRSLLSRLGTLFSNNEYSMERMQKTCNNISAIVQPNPLKSGEEQEILVRRITASKAFQKKLKDIQYDKQMLTQLKSRVPDKNISYRSQLSSNNITEDKIRLLSIKNRELETELNKTKDLLQLTKKDLKFAKDKNDLLQSLLRDEKTDEKFLQYKAHVLNSSTGNPGRNDGYLASSPSSQENRDNDFGTPNYYNRYPKIPSTEVLKKNHGRHDHHNNSLSPIRIDFTKYSS; this is translated from the coding sequence ATGTTACAATCAGTCCAACACTTCTTTACTGAATTCTTTAATAGAAGTCCTAAAAACATCGACAACTGTGGTCgaaggaaaaaatattataatggACTAAAAGGCATGAGAAGGAAAGAGCGTGGGAGATCATTGAAAAGACGGTCTGATAGTGTATTACACAGAGAGTTGTATCCTTCTCTAAGCTCCGAGAATAAACACTTCAAAACGGTATCAGACCCTAAACCAAGTCGGCAATTGAAAACTAGACGAAATAGGATTGAAAAAACATATAATAATTATCCTAAAGTAAAGACAGTGAAAGATTCATTACTGAGATCGTTATTAAGTCGTTTGGGCACActtttttccaataatgaGTACTCTATGGAAAGAATGCAAAAGACCTGTAACAATATAAGCGCTATTGTGCAACCGAATCCTTTGAAGAGTGGTGAAGAGCAAGAAATATTGGTGAGAAGGATTACAGCAAGTAAGgcttttcaaaaaaaattaaaagatatCCAATATGATAAACAAATGTTAACTCAACTAAAAAGTAGAGTGCCGGacaaaaatatatcatATCGTTCtcaactttcttcaaacaaTATCACTGAAGATAAAATACGACTTCTGTCAATAAAGAATCGAGAACTGGAAACAGAACTGAATAAAACAAAGGATCTACTACAACTAACAAAGAAGGATCTCAAATTTGCTAAAGACAAAAATGATCTCCTTCAGTCATTATTGCGAGATGAAAAAACTGATGAAAAGTTTCTCCAATATAAAGCTCATGTTCTTAATTCATCAACCGGAAACCCGGGTAGAAACGATGGCTATTTAGCTTCAAGCCCATCATCTCAAGAAAATAGGGACAATGACTTTGGTACACCCAACTACTACAATAGATATCCAAAGATTCCCAGTACAgaagttttgaaaaaaaatcacGGTCGCCATGACCATCATAATAATTCCCTCTCCCCCATAAGGATTGATTTTACAAAGTATTCTTCCtaa
- the NCAS0H00180 gene encoding pyridoxamine 5'-phosphate oxidase family protein (ancestral locus Anc_7.529), translating to MSSPRFPAELTDLIKTSKYVHVATCSNAAIPSIALMNYIYVPKKDSFRPNVDKRDYIIFATSEDSEKYDNILANPTIALLFHDWITANNLSIRKTDISTDSDTHVERLNNLLEELNQDELNQISATIRGKAHILNSESKESTYYRHLLLKSNPDADIFILGENTATIKVEILSAKVTDSENNKKSYL from the coding sequence ATGAGTAGTCCCAGATTTCCAGCAGAGTTGACAGATCTCATTAAAACATCAAAATATGTCCATGTTGCGACGTGCTCCAATGCTGCTATTCCTTCTATAGCGTTAATGAACTATATATATGTTCCTAAAAAGGACTCCTTTAGACCGAATGTGGATAAGAGAGACTACATTATCTTTGCCACATCTGAAGAtagtgaaaaatatgataatattttggcAAATCCAACTATTGCTCTTTTATTTCATGATTGGATAACTGCaaacaatttatcaataaGGAAAACAGACATATCTACTGATTCAGACACTCATGTGGAAAGactaaataatttattagagGAGTTAAATCAGGACGAATTGAATCAAATCAGTGCCACCATTAGAGGAAAAGCTCATATATTAAATTCAGAATCAAAAGAATCGACTTATTATAGACATTTATTGTTAAAATCAAATCCTGACGCGGATATATTTATCTTAGGAGAGAATACTGCCACAATAAAAGTGGAAATACTGAGTGCCAAGGTTACAGACTCAgaaaacaacaagaaatcaTATTTATGA
- the NCAS0H00200 gene encoding uncharacterized protein (ancestral locus Anc_7.526), with protein MKPVVSAGKAWFCTILSAFGVIILSVIAHLFNTNHESFVGSINDPEDGPAVAHTVYLAALVYLCFFVFCGFQLYVGRKKPSIELR; from the exons ATGAAGCCAGTCGTGTCA gCAGGAAAAGCATGGTTCTGTACTATTCTATCAGCATTTGGCGTGATAATTTTATCCGTTATAGCTCATCTTTTCAACACTAATCACGAATCGTTTGTCGGTTCTATTAATGATCCAGAAGATGGACCAGCTGTTGCTCACACGGTATACTTAGCTGCACTGGTATACCTATGCTTCTTCGTATTCTGTGGTTTCCAATTATATGTAGGAAGGAAGAAACCTTCCATTGAATTGCgttga
- the PDP3 gene encoding Pdp3p (ancestral locus Anc_7.528), with protein sequence MTTTDVKTGDLVLCKVGSFPPWPAVVFPQRLLRKDVYRKRKQNCVAVCFFNDPTYYWEQPHRLRPLERTMISYFLKHDYKTTTQKDLIEAYRQAQKYSNLKRFIKSRFNSEDRIDDLNNEENENGEVESGEDPFLGKKDDPRNVKDTTANNKNGKKSTSSPAKTKNGLKVIAFDSDGKEESDKEFEHNEGYDAVNEREPHIHYNIKSSNRSHSRLDRSRRIEIAQLFRRRLQKNLIQRNTPPTHGELQESHKLLNKIYENTGGDPPFFDLAALKQSKLHKLLKVITNTNDLEEFHPICKDILLSWSELIREIKDAKLKEELPNKNESTTATTEVN encoded by the coding sequence ATGACGACAACAGATGTGAAAACGGGCGACCTAGTGCTTTGTAAGGTGGGTTCTTTTCCACCATGGCCGGCTGTTGTGTTTCCACAAAGGTTACTTCGAAAGGATGTGTATCGTAAGAGGAAACAAAACTGTGTGGCCGtatgtttctttaatgatCCTACCTATTATTGGGAACAACCTCATAGATTAAGGCCTTTAGAGAGAACTATGatatcatattttttaaagcATGATTACAAGACGACTACGCAAAAGGATTTGATTGAAGCATATAGACAAGCTCAAAAATATTcgaatttgaaaaggttCATTAAAAGTAGGTTTAATTCTGAAGACAgaattgatgatttgaataatgagGAGAACGAAAATGGTGAAGTAGAGTCGGGTGAAGATCCATTCTTGGGCAAGAAAGATGATCCAAGAAATGTTAAAGACACAACTGCAAATAATAAGAACGGTAAGAAAAGTACTTCATCGCCAGCGAAAACTAAAAATGGTCTGAAAGTCATTGCATTTGACAGTGACGGGAAAGAAGAATCAGATAAAGAGTTTGAACATAATGAGGGGTATGATGCGGTCAATGAACGAGAGCCTCATATTCACTATAACATTAAAAGTTCCAATAGATCGCATTCCAGGCTGGACAGATCTCggagaattgaaattgctCAATTATTTCGTCGTAGATTGCAAAAGAATCTAATCCAAAGGAACACTCCTCCAACTCATGGTGAACTCCAGGAATCTCATAAATTGctgaataaaatatatgaaaataCTGGAGGAGATCCGCCATTTTTCGACTTGGCAGCATTGAAACAAAGTAAATTACATAAACTATTGAAAGTCATCACAAATACAAACGATCTCGAAGAATTCCATCCAATTTGCAAGGATATTCTATTAAGTTGGTCAGAACTGATAcgagaaattaaagatgcAAAACTTAAGGAGGAATTGCCAAATAAAAACGAGAGTACGACAGCAACAACAGAGGTTAATTAG
- the NCAS0H00220 gene encoding Rho family protein (ancestral locus Anc_7.520) yields the protein MSQQAGASIRRKLVIVGDGACGKTCLLIVFSKGQFPEVYVPTVFENYVADVEVDGRRVELALWDTAGQEDYDRLRPLSYPDSNVVLICFSIDLPDSLENVQEKWIAEVLHFCQGVPIILVGCKVDLRNDPQAIEALRADEQQPVSTAEGQSVAEQIGATGYYECSAKTGLGVREVFEAATRASFMGKSKNNGKSKKNSSDKKKKKKMKCVLL from the coding sequence ATGTCACAACAAGCAGGTGCTAGtattagaagaaaattaGTCATCGTAGGTGATGGTGCGTGTGGTAAGACCTGTCTATTAATTGTATTTTCCAAGGGTCAGTTCCCAGAAGTATACGTTCCAACAGTGTTTGAAAATTACGTTGCTGATGTCGAAGTAGACGGACGTCGTGTCGAATTAGCATTATGGGATACCGCTGGCCAAGAAGATTATGATAGATTAAGACCATTATCATACCCAGATTCTAATGTTGTCCTAATCTGTTTCTCCATCGATCTACCTGATTCTTTAGAGAATGTGCAAGAAAAATGGATTGCTGAAGTGCTCCATTTCTGTCAAGGTGTTCCTATTATTCTTGTTGGTTGTAAAGTTGATTTAAGAAATGATCCACAAGCCATCGAAGCTTTAAGAGCAGATGAACAACAACCAGTAAGTACCGCCGAAGGTCAATCTGTTGCTGAACAAATTGGAGCCACCGGCTATTATGAATGTTCAGCCAAAACTGGTCTTGGTGTGAGAGAAGTCTTTGAAGCTGCCACAAGGGCTTCGTTTATGGGTAAGTCAAAGAATAATGGaaaatccaagaagaattcttctgacaagaaaaagaagaagaagatgaagtgTGTTTTATTATAA